In the genome of Sinorhizobium chiapasense, the window CCGCCAGACTGCAGCAGTTTGAAGGAATCGGCATACCACTGGCTGTCCGGATAATTGTGCCCGAGCACCGCCGCCGCAGTCTGCGCTTCCGTTGTCACGCCCATGGCGTAATAGGACTCGACGAGTCGGGCAAGCGCTTCTTCGACCTGGTTCGTGTTCGGATATTGCTCGACGACGACGCGGAACCGGGAAACGGCAGCAAGATATTCCTTGCGCTCCAGATAGTAGCGGCCCACCTGCATTTCCTTGCCGGCGAGTTGGTCGCGAGCGAAACGGATTTTCGCCTGGGCATCCTCGACGTAGTCGGAGTCCGGATATTTATCGATGACCGCCTGCATCGCGTCGATCGCCTTGCCGGCCGCTTTCTGGTCCTGGGTTACCGAGGGAATCTGCTTCGTGTAGGCGAGACCCTGAATATATTGCGCATAGGCCGCATCTTCCGACTGCGGGTAGAGGTTCAGGTAGCGGCTGGTGGCGTTGATCGCTTCCTGATACTGACCGTTGCGGTAGGAGACGAAGGCGTTCATCACCAGCGCTTTGCGCGCGTATTCGGAGAACGGGTGCTGCTTGTCGAGCGCTTCGAACTTGCGCGCCGCTTCCGTCGTCTTGCCGGCATTGAGGTTGGCAAGGCCCTGATTGTAGAGAACCTCCGGCGGATCGGTTTCCGCCGTGAGCTTGGTGATATCGATATCGGGGTCGTTCTGGCAGGCCGTGATCAGGCTGCTGCCAACCACAGCCGCAACAACGACCGCGGCGACGCGCACCGATTTTCTCATGTCGAGCGAAACTGCAAGAACCATCGAATATTCCCGTTCATTCGGCGGACCGCATCCCGCCAGACCTGCGCGTTTTAGAGCAAGTTGCCTCAAGATCGCAATGTCATGATCAGCAATTCATGCAAATTTGTGGCGGTATGCAGTGCTTTGCACGTTTTCCACGGATGAAAGCCACCCAATACTTGGCGTGGAAGCATATCTCGGGCCTCAATTCGGCTTCCGGGAATCACGTCGCACAATGAAAATGCCGGCCTTTCGGCCGGCGACTGGAGAAAAACTGACTTTATTGTTATGCGGACCAGGGCGCAAAGCCCGGAGCGGCGACGGCGACCATGTCGCGCGAGCGGGTGCGCTGACGCGGCGTGGCCGTTTCGACGACCTCGTAGGCGGTGGGGTCGCTGAGCAGAGCCTTCAGCGCGTTCGCGTTCATCTTGTGGCCGCCGCGATAGGAGCGATAGCAACCGATGAAGGGAGCGCCGGCCAGCGAAAGATCGCCGACGGCGTCGAGGGTCTTGTGGCGGACGAACTCGTCGGCATAGCGCAGCCCCTCGACATTGACCACGGTGTTGTCGTCCGAGATCACCACCGAGTTTTCGAGCGACGAGCCAAGCGCAAAGCCGCCGGCCCACAGCCGTTCGACGTCGCGCATGAAGCCGAAGGTGCGTGCCCGCGACAGTTCGCGCTTGAAGACCGAAGGCGTCATATCGCCCTTCCAGGCTTGACGGCCGATCAGCGGGCAGTCGAAGTCGATCTCCACCTCGAAGCGCATGCCGTCATAGGGCGTGAACTCCGACCAGGAAGCGCCCGAGTCGATGCGCACCGGCTTGATGATGCGGATATAGCGGCGCTTGACGGCCAGTGCCCTCAGGCCAACCTGTTCGATCGCGTCGATGAAGGGCTCGGAGCTGCCGTCCATGATCGGCATTTCGGCGCCGTGAACCTCGACGAGCAGGTTGTCGAGGCCGAGCGCGTAGATTGCTGCCATCACATGTTCGACCGTGGCGATCGACGTCGCCGGCGAGAAGCCGAGAACCGTGCAGAGGTCGGTGTTGCCGACCTGCGACGAGACGGCCCTGAACTCGGCGACGCGGCCGCCAGCGAGAACGCGCTGGAAAACGATGCCTGCGTCGGCCTCGGCCGGATGGAAGGTGATCGACACTTCCGTGCCGGAATGGACGCCAATTCCCTTCAGCGTGACCGGGTTCGCAATCGTCGTCTGAAACCCGAGGAGTTCAATTCCCATTCTCGTCTTCACTTTCACTCGATAAGGCCCTGGCGCTCAATAAGGCCCTTGGCCAAACACACAAAGGATGCACCGATGTTCAAGGCGCAAGTCCGAACCTCGAGAATCCGCACCTATTGGCCGAACCCTCGACTCTTCGAACTAACAGCGCCCGATCGAATCGTATGCGTCCCCAATTCCGATGCTGAAAATAGGATTTTGGAGGCACCATTCCAAATCACTGTTCGTTTCGCATTGTTACGCAATTGTCATGTGCGCAACACAAATTGCAAGCCATTGAAATAACAACTAAAATTGAAAAATGCCCGGGCGGTCGCCCGGGCATTCGGCAAGGTGAAGGAACAGTCCTTCAAAATCAGTTCGACTGGCGGCGAAGGAATGCCGGGATTTCGAGCTGATCATCTTCGTGCGAGCGCGCCTGCGGCGAGACGCGGCCGTGATCGTCAAGCTGACCGCGACGCGGTGCATAAAGGCTCGCTTCCGGCGACAGCGGACGGCGTTGCTGGGATGCAGCACTCGGTGCTGCCGCCGTCATGTCGGCCGAGACGCCGTGATCGTCATCGTCGCGACGGGAAAGCGAATTGGTGATTCGCTTCAGCAGCCCCATCGGTCCGCGCTCCTCCTGGTGAGCGGGAGCGGCTTGCGCGCGGTGATCGATCTCAGCCTTCACGACCGGCGGGAAGTCCTCGACCTTCGGCATGCGCACCGGTTCGGCCTGCTGGCGCATGACCGGAGCCGGCTCGTGTCGGACCGGCTGCGGCTGCATTTGCGGCTGGACCTGTGCCTGCACCGGCATCTCGACCGGACGCTGCACCGGCGGGGCCTGACGCACTACGGGAGCGGCCTCCACCGGCGCGGCGCCGGCGAAAAGCTTGCTTTGGGGCCGAAAGGCTTCTTCCTGCACCTGCTGTACCGGCTGCACCGGCGCGGCAACCTGGGCGCGGGTGGCGATATCGAGTTCGCGTTCCATCTCCGCTTCGCGGATTGCGAGAGCGATCTGATCGACCGTGTTGTGCTGCTGCACAGGCTGAGCGACCGGCTGCGGCTGCGGTGCCGGCTGCTGGTGGTGGGCGACAGGCTGCGGCTGGGCCGGGATTGCGGCGGACGGGCGAACGATCGGCTTCGGCGCTACCGGACGAAAGTCAACAGTGCGACCGGCCACCTCCGCAGCCGTGCGATCGATACCGGTTGCAACGACGGAAACGCGGATCAGGCCTTCGAGTTCTTCATCGAAGGTGGCGCCAAGGATGATGTTGGCGTCGGGATCCACTTCCTCGCGGATGCGCGTTGCAGCCT includes:
- the ftsZ gene encoding cell division protein FtsZ, with the translated sequence MTINLQKPDITELKPRITVFGVGGGGGNAVNNMITAGLQGVDFVVANTDAQALTMTKAERIIQMGVAVTEGLGAGSQPEVGRAAAEECIDEIIDHLNGTHMCFVTAGMGGGTGTGAAPIVAQAARNKGILTVGVVTKPFHFEGQRRMRLADQGIAELQKSVDTLIVIPNQNLFRIANDKTTFADAFAMADQVLYSGVACITDLMVKEGLINLDFADVRSVMREMGRAMMGTGEASGEGRAMAAAEAAIANPLLDETSMKGAQGLLISITGGRDLTLFEVDEAATRIREEVDPDANIILGATFDEELEGLIRVSVVATGIDRTAAEVAGRTVDFRPVAPKPIVRPSAAIPAQPQPVAHHQQPAPQPQPVAQPVQQHNTVDQIALAIREAEMERELDIATRAQVAAPVQPVQQVQEEAFRPQSKLFAGAAPVEAAPVVRQAPPVQRPVEMPVQAQVQPQMQPQPVRHEPAPVMRQQAEPVRMPKVEDFPPVVKAEIDHRAQAAPAHQEERGPMGLLKRITNSLSRRDDDDHGVSADMTAAAPSAASQQRRPLSPEASLYAPRRGQLDDHGRVSPQARSHEDDQLEIPAFLRRQSN
- the lpxC gene encoding UDP-3-O-acyl-N-acetylglucosamine deacetylase — translated: MGIELLGFQTTIANPVTLKGIGVHSGTEVSITFHPAEADAGIVFQRVLAGGRVAEFRAVSSQVGNTDLCTVLGFSPATSIATVEHVMAAIYALGLDNLLVEVHGAEMPIMDGSSEPFIDAIEQVGLRALAVKRRYIRIIKPVRIDSGASWSEFTPYDGMRFEVEIDFDCPLIGRQAWKGDMTPSVFKRELSRARTFGFMRDVERLWAGGFALGSSLENSVVISDDNTVVNVEGLRYADEFVRHKTLDAVGDLSLAGAPFIGCYRSYRGGHKMNANALKALLSDPTAYEVVETATPRQRTRSRDMVAVAAPGFAPWSA
- a CDS encoding outer membrane protein assembly factor BamD, whose protein sequence is MVLAVSLDMRKSVRVAAVVVAAVVGSSLITACQNDPDIDITKLTAETDPPEVLYNQGLANLNAGKTTEAARKFEALDKQHPFSEYARKALVMNAFVSYRNGQYQEAINATSRYLNLYPQSEDAAYAQYIQGLAYTKQIPSVTQDQKAAGKAIDAMQAVIDKYPDSDYVEDAQAKIRFARDQLAGKEMQVGRYYLERKEYLAAVSRFRVVVEQYPNTNQVEEALARLVESYYAMGVTTEAQTAAAVLGHNYPDSQWYADSFKLLQSGGLEPRESGTSWIARAGKRLIGA